A genome region from Populus alba chromosome 3, ASM523922v2, whole genome shotgun sequence includes the following:
- the LOC118028640 gene encoding autophagy-related protein 3 produces MVLSQKIHEAFKGTVERITGPRTVSAFKEKGVLSVSEFILAGDNLVSKCPTWSWESGEPSKRKPYLPAEKQFLITRNVPCLRRAASVEEEYEAAGGEVLLDNEDNDGWLATHGKPKETKGDEDENVPSMEALDISVKRIPIQTNPSYFGGEEEEDIPDMADFEDPDNLIKSDSATLQTTYLVAHEPDDDDNILRTRTYDVSITYDKYYQTPRVWLTGYDESRMLLHPELVLEDVSQDHARKTVTIEDHPHLPGKHASVHPCRHGAVMKKIIDVLMSRGVEPEVDKYLFLFLKFVASVIPTIEYDYTMDFDLGSSSS; encoded by the exons ATGGTTCTATCACAGAAGATTCACGAAGCATTCAAAGGAACAGTGGAGAGAATCACAGGTCCACGCACTGTTTCTGCCTTTAAAGAGAAAGGCGTTCTTAGTGTCAGCGAATTCATTCTCGCCGGTGACAATCTCGTCTCTAAATGCCCCACTTGGTCCTG GGAATCTGGTGAGCCGAGCAAGAGGAAGCCTTACTTGCCTGCTGAGAAACAGTTTCTGATTACTCGAAATG TTCCTTGTCTACGAAGAGCTGCGTCTGTAGAAGAAGAGTATGAAGCTGCTGGAGGTGAAGTTCTACTTGATAATGAAGATAATGATGGATGGCTAGCAACTCATGGGAAACCTAAAG AAACTAAAGGTGATGAGGATGAGAATGTGCCTTCAATGGAGGCTCTAGATATCAGTGTTAAAAGAATTCCTATCCAAACAAACCCTTCATACTTTGGgggagaggaggaggaagatatTCCTGACATGGCAGACTTTGAAGACCCTGACAATCTAATCAAATCAGATTCT GCAACACTTCAGACTACATATCTAGTGGCTCACGAacctgatgatgatgataacatTCTTCGCACTCGAACATATGATGTCAGCATCAC GTACgataaatattatcaaactcCTCGTGTATGGCTTACTGGATATGATGAG TCAAGGATGCTTTTGCACCCAGAGCTTGTACTTGAAGATGTTAGCCAAGACCATGCACGCAAAACG GTAACTATTGAAGACCATCCTCATTTACCTGGGAAGCATGCATCAGTGCATCCTTGCCGACATGGGGCTGTAATGAAGAAAATTATTGATGTTCTAATGTCACGTGGAGTTGAGCCAGAAGTTGacaa GtaccttttcttatttttgaaatttgtagCCTCTGTAATTCCAACCATTGAATATGATTACACCATGGATTTTGATCTTGGTAGCTCAAGTAGCTGA
- the LOC118028642 gene encoding gibberellin 20-oxidase-like protein — MMPESRSSIELPVFDISQPISPSCLSSLSLACNEWGFFHIINHGISKDVYRKLYSLSTHIFSLPYESKIKLGPSSSVRTYTPHFIASPFFESLRVSGPDFFASAQSSTGILLDYPNPDEFSETVKEYGIEMSELSRRIVRAVLMSMGGDFAKKFDESDFNNCHGYMRINSYSPPEISTVEGKEAEGLGMHTDMSCVTIVCQDEIGGLQVRSMEGKWMDINPREDALVVNIGDLMHAWSNGKLRSSEHRVVLKRNVRRFSLAFFWCFEDEKVIFAPDEVVGEGSTRIYNPFVCREYLKFRESSEKGRFDKVGFTVKDFAGNL, encoded by the exons ATGATGCCTGAATCCCGTAGTTCTATAGAGCTTCCCGTTTTTGACATCTCACAGCCCATTAGCCCATCCTGCCTCTCCTCCCTTTCTCTAGCCTGCAACGAATGGGGTTTCTTCCATATAATTAACCATGGAATTTCGAAAGATGTTTACAGGAAACTCTACTCCCTCTCGACACATATCTTCAGCCTGCCTTACGAGTCCAAAATCAAGTTAGGTCCATCATCATCGGTAAGAACCTACACCCCTCATTTTATTGCATCGCCATTCTTTGAAAGTCTTCGTGTTTCCGGACCGGACTTCTTTGCTTCTGCACAAAGTTCCACAGGAATTCTCTTGGACTATCCAAATCCTGATGAATTCAG CGAGACAGTTAAAGAATATGGGATCGAAATGTCTGAGCTTTCGAGGAGAATAGTGAGGGCAGTGCTAATGAGCATGGGAGGAGATTTTGCAAAGAAGTTTGATGAATCTGATTTCAATAACTGTCACGGATACATGAGAATAAACAGCTATTCGCCACCAGAAATTAGTACAGTGGAAGGAAAAGAAGCTGAGGGGCTTGGAATGCACACGGACATGAGCTGTGTGACAATTGTATGTCAAGATGAGATCGGAGGGCTTCAAGTAAGATCCATGGAAGGGAAGTGGATGGACATAAACCCACGTGAAGATGCTCTTGTAGTGAACATTGGAGACTTGATGCATGCGTGGAGCAATGGGAAGTTGAGATCATCTGAACATAGagttgttttaaaaagaaacgTGCGCAGATTCTCTTTAGCCTTCTTTTGGTGCTTTGAGGATGAGAAGGTGATTTTTGCACCAGATGAAGTGGTGGGAGAAGGAAGTACGAGGATCTATAACCCATTTGTTTGCAGAGAATATTTGAAATTCAGAGAGAGCAGTGAGAAAGGTAGGTTTGATAAGGTTGGGTTTACTGTTAAAGATTTTGCTGGAAATCTGTAA
- the LOC118028643 gene encoding LOW QUALITY PROTEIN: protein DYAD-like (The sequence of the model RefSeq protein was modified relative to this genomic sequence to represent the inferred CDS: deleted 1 base in 1 codon) → MSFSTLRALVSDQNKEISHYSLFSMLNNEDPAEHIKVSSFYEVDHSKLPHKSPDQLNKTRVVMVNEKTRMRVSLRFPSINSLRRYFNEIEAINYKKDMKTKKKQLPAFDEKYILGSEVAAEALYRRISSQEMADKSYSWSFWMVIHPSVSPRKVSYPPTSTHVNKFVGARKVSLMSELSGTGMVKWGQRRQVRFLAKHVEDKREIVTASKDLIKSEEEKDSDGSDDDTDEEDEEEVDVKLAVNKSSEAKRKLRKRKCRGGSGISKLSSKKKRRKIEKKNQIVVYRQKKNKLIKNSIDRWSAGRYKLAEENMLKVMTEQNAVFRRPILRPELRAEARKLIGDTGLLDHLLKHMSGKVAPGGEERFRRRHNADGAMEYWLEKADLVDIRKEAGVQDPYWTPPPGWKPGDNPSQDPVCAGEIKELREEIAKIKGEMEAMVSKKHGEELAMVAAPNYSPTSQDMEHDNLLIPLKEMYIDLVNKKVKMEEQLKEISESLYGIKEEMEKLKTRVEKSNRAESTEKPALLMGSTESITPEGTGRRGKGVMHQEKEATDLGESAQEQCKSSSGGIIAPGTESPAPTEDRAAKIERLKSGFRICKPQGSFLWPDMTTSTPHRQVVVLLEDLSAVHTPPSVSSTTPKQSHFLFAPPSQTHTPHRTFPVKPLAERRPITIPQSTAATTPTTCPPLDQMTHSQYENSSISTSTTITTATKTPLINLNEPLNTNQTDDYGLFCGSQSHAEASPHPVTFQRRHHQDVTTSIAMPSLGPTKKGMMSQWEEGDRRKGMIRYCEQCEQQQGCSSASSIASSSLPMGKGTWLALATSKASVEHKSKRG, encoded by the exons ATGTCGTTTTCCACGCTAAGAGCTCTTGTTTCTGATCAAAATAAGGAAATCTCTCAttattctttgttttccatGCTTAATAATGAAGACCCAGCTGAGCATATTAAAGTGAGCTCTTTTTATGAAGTTGATCACTCCAAGCTGCCTCATAAATCCCCTGATCAACTCAACAAAACTCGGGTTGTcatg GTGAATGAAAAGACCAGGATGAGAGTCTCGCTGAGGTTTCCAAGCATCAATTCTCTAAGACGTTACTTCAATGAGATTGAAGCTATTAATTACAAGAAAGAcatgaaaacaaagaagaagcagCTACCAGCATTCGATGAGAAATACATTTTAGGATCAGAAGTTGCAGCGGAAGCTCTTTATAGGAGAATCTCTTCTCAAGAAATGGCAGACAAGAGTTACTCATGGAGTTTCTGGATGGTTATACATCCTTCGGTTTCACCAAGAAAAGTGTCATACCCACCTACAAGTACTcatgttaataaatttgttgGTGCAAGGAAGGTGTCTCTCATGTCTGAGCTCAGCGGGACAGGCATGGTTAAGTGGGGTCAGCGCCGGCAGGTCAGGTTCTTGGCTAAACACGTAGAGGATAAACGTGAAATAGTGACTGCATCGAAGGATTTGATTAAAAGCGAAGAAGAGAAAGACAGTGATGGTAGTGATGATGATACAGACGAGGAGGACGAGGAGGAGGTCGATGTTAAGTTAGCAGTAAACAAGTCAAGTGAAGCTAAAAGGAAATTACGTAAGAGAAAGTGTCGAGGTGGGTCTGGTATTAGCAAATTatcatcaaaaaagaaaaggcgtaaaattgaaaagaagaacCAGATTGTGGTCTATAGGCAAAAGAAGAACAAACTCATCAAGAATTCTATTGACAGATGGTCTGCGGGGAG GTATAAATTGGCTGAGGAAAACATGTTAAAGGTAATGACAGAGCAAAATGCTGTGTTTCGACGCCCGATTTTAAGGCCAGAATTGAGAGCTGAGGCACGGAAGTTGATTGGGGATACTGGGCTGTTAGACCACTTGTTGAAGCATATGTCAGGGAAGGTGGCTCCGGGAGGAGAAGAGAGATTCAGAAGGAGGCATAACGCAGATGGAGCAATGGAGTATTGGCTGGAGAAGGCTGATTTGGTTGATATCAGGAAAGAGGCCGGTGTGCAGGATCCTTATTGGACACCTCCACCTGGGTGGAAACCTGGTGATAATCCTAGTCAGGATCCAGTTTGTGCTGGAGAGATCAAGGAGCTCAGAGAAGAAATTGCTAAAATTAAAGG GGAGATGGAGGCAATGGTGTCT AAAAAACACGGGGAGGAATTAGCAATGGTGGCAGCACCGAATTATTCTCCTACAAGTCAGGACATGGAGCATGACAACTTATTAATTCCACTGAAG GAAATGTACATTGATTTGGTGAATAAGAAGGTAAAGATGGAGGAACAACTAAAGGAAATTTCAGAATCTTTGTATGGGATTAAG gaagaaatggagaagctaAAAACCAGAGTGGAGAAATCAAACAGAGCAGAATCAACAGAAAAGCCAGCTTTATTAATGGGTTCAACAGAGTCAATCACGCCAGAAGGAACTGGAAGGAGGGGGAAAGGAGTGATGCATCAGGAAAAAGAAGCAACGGATTTAGGGGAATCAGCACAAGAACAATGCAAGTCATCATCAGGAGGCATCATAGCACCAGGAACAGAATCACCAGCACCAACAGAGGACAGGGCAGCAAAGATAGAGAGGCTGAAAAGTGGGTTTAGAATATGCAAGCCCCAGGGAAGTTTCCTGTGGCCGGATATGACTACCTCAACCCCTCACCGTCAGGTTGTGGTCCTACTAGAAGACCTCAGTGCAGTACACACACCTCCCTCAGTGTCCTCCACTACACCAAAACAATCTCACTTCCTCTTTGCTCCTCCATCTCAAACCCATACACCCCACCGTACTTTCCCTGTGAAGCCATTAGCTGAGAGAAGGCCTATCACCATTCCCCAATCCACAGCTGCCACGACTCCAACCACCTGTCCTCCCCTTGATCAAATGACTCACTCCCAGTATGAGAATAGCAGCATTTCCACTTCTACTACCATCACCACCGCTACCAAAACCCCTCTCATCAACCTTAATGAGCCACTGAATACCAATCAAACTGATGATTATGGATTGTTTTGTGGGTCTCAGTCTCATGCTGAAGCCTCTCCTCACCCTGTCACGTTTCAAAGAAGACATCATCAAGATGTGACCACCAGTATTGCCATGCCAAGT TTGGGACCCACAAAGAAAGGGATGATGAGCCAATGGGAGGAAGGTGATCGGAGAAAAGGAATGATAAGGTACTGTGAGCAGTGTGAGCAGCAACAGGGATGCTCCTCTGCCTCTTCCATTGCATCTTCTTCCTTGCCAATGGGAAAGGGGACTTGGTTGGCTCTGGCTACTTCTAAGGCTTCCGTGGAGCACAAATCTAAAAGGGGTTAA
- the LOC118028639 gene encoding PLAT domain-containing protein 3 yields the protein MKGTLCLSIIFIALFFSADANGFHGGGGDCVYALYVKTGSIMKAGTDSKISLTLGDAQGRSVWVPDLQPWGLMEPKHDYYERANLDIFSGRGPCISAPICRLNLTSDGQGSHHGWYCDYVEVTSTGPHKECSQTIFYVDQWLAADVPPFKLTALLDGCKIGDDALKKGKNGKFAVENVRGSAFS from the exons ATGAAGGGAACTCTCTGCTTATCAATAATTTTCATCGCTCTCTTCTTCTCTGCTGATGCTAATGGCTTCCAT GGCGGCGGCGGCGATTGTGTATACGCTCTCTACGTAAAGACTGGATCAATAATGAAGGCAGGAACAGACTCAAAAATCAGCCTGACACTAGGAGACGCACAAGGCCGATCAGTATGGGTTCCAGACCTTCAACCATGGGGTTTAATGGAGCCCAAACACGACTACTACGAGCGTGCTAACCTTGACATCTTTAGTGGCCGCGGTCCGTGCATCAGTGCACCCATATGCCGCCTAAACTTGACCTCTGATGGCCAAGGGTCTCACCATGGCTGGTACTGTGACTACGTGGAAGTCACCTCCACAGGACCACACAAGGAGTGTAGCCAGACTATCTTTTATGTTGATCAATGGCTGGCTGCTGATGTTCCACCCTTTAAGCTAACTGCCTTGCTTGACGGATGCAAAATCGGGGATGATGCCTTGAAGAAGGGAAAAAATGGGAAGTTTGCTGTGGAGAATGTTAGAGGATCTGCTTTTTCTTGA